A genomic region of Limnohabitans curvus contains the following coding sequences:
- a CDS encoding ParA family protein has protein sequence MSTFKILVTSQKGGVGKSTVSANLAAYLRRQGQTVTMIDFDTHGSSSTWLTRAPNIGVVVQHHILPLDQGGNRPILDARLHLRRAASSTEVVICDLTWTDSIAGELMFEYDLVIVPTSVSEIELAATAGFLSRHRWVFDSAIHTPPTLLVCPTRVQADQLKSDVFSKQRFPVSFMLAPPILEAQTAREMFERGYLMDLQDACGASFNEFGQSVCAAREMRESAQGMRQTTSNTRVTQPAMRGNTASAFDSPAAGVKRNNLLATSSTLSSQYSILGRHRMQKVRPDEMPTKQAQQTTQIASMGIPQFLKRMSMGVMSK, from the coding sequence ATGTCGACATTCAAAATTTTGGTCACCAGTCAAAAAGGTGGCGTGGGCAAAAGCACCGTTTCAGCGAACTTGGCTGCTTATTTGCGTCGCCAAGGCCAAACGGTCACGATGATTGACTTTGACACACACGGCTCGTCTAGCACTTGGCTGACACGAGCTCCCAACATTGGCGTGGTGGTGCAACACCACATCTTGCCGCTCGACCAAGGCGGCAACCGCCCCATCTTGGATGCCCGCTTGCATTTGCGCCGCGCAGCCAGCAGCACAGAAGTTGTCATTTGCGACTTGACCTGGACCGACTCCATCGCAGGCGAGCTGATGTTTGAATACGACTTGGTGATCGTCCCCACCTCGGTCTCTGAAATTGAACTGGCTGCGACAGCTGGTTTCTTGAGCCGTCACCGTTGGGTGTTCGACTCGGCCATCCACACACCACCCACGTTGTTGGTTTGCCCGACGCGCGTGCAGGCGGATCAGCTCAAAAGTGATGTGTTCTCGAAACAGCGCTTTCCCGTCAGCTTCATGCTCGCCCCCCCGATCTTGGAAGCGCAAACCGCGCGCGAAATGTTTGAGCGCGGCTATTTGATGGACTTGCAAGACGCTTGCGGTGCGTCGTTCAACGAGTTTGGTCAATCGGTGTGTGCCGCGCGTGAAATGCGCGAATCAGCACAAGGCATGCGCCAAACCACCAGCAACACCCGCGTCACACAACCTGCCATGCGCGGCAACACAGCCTCGGCATTTGATAGCCCTGCTGCAGGCGTGAAGCGCAACAACTTGTTGGCCACATCCAGCACGCTGTCTAGCCAATACTCCATCTTGGGCCGCCACCGCATGCAAAAAGTCCGTCCCGACGAGATGCCCACAAAGCAGGCGCAACAGACCACGCAAATTGCGTCGATGGGCATCCCGCAATTCCTCAAACGCATGTCCATGGGTGTGATGAGTAAATGA
- the pal gene encoding peptidoglycan-associated lipoprotein Pal encodes MSKRLFALLSIVSVALLTACSSTKLDNVSDAKASSSVASVAADHLNPNSLISKERSVYFDFDKFDIKANQAAVVERQGKYLAANAALKIRAEGNADERGGREYNLALGQKRAEAVVRGLKAYGVKDGQVEPVSFGSEKPLAAGHDEAAWAQNRRVDLAYPSK; translated from the coding sequence ATGTCCAAACGTCTTTTTGCTCTCTTGTCCATCGTGTCAGTTGCTTTGTTGACTGCTTGCAGTTCAACCAAACTGGACAACGTGTCTGATGCCAAAGCATCTTCTTCGGTTGCTTCCGTGGCCGCCGATCACTTGAACCCCAACAGCCTGATCTCTAAAGAGCGCAGCGTGTACTTCGACTTTGATAAGTTCGATATCAAAGCCAACCAAGCCGCTGTGGTTGAGCGTCAAGGCAAATACTTGGCTGCCAACGCTGCTTTGAAAATTCGTGCCGAAGGCAATGCCGACGAGCGCGGTGGCCGCGAATACAACTTGGCTCTGGGCCAAAAGCGTGCTGAAGCTGTGGTGCGTGGTTTGAAAGCCTACGGCGTGAAAGACGGCCAAGTTGAACCCGTTAGCTTTGGTAGCGAAAAGCCTTTGGCCGCAGGTCATGACGAAGCTGCTTGGGCACAAAACCGCCGCGTTGACTTGGCTTACCCAAGCAAGTAA
- a CDS encoding ZIP family metal transporter — protein sequence MDIVVAWAFILGVMCSISLLIGALIGIYFKIPKRIVGLMAAFGAGALLSALAIELVAPSIDAFMQASTAEIRAHEVRNFFHLVAGAFVGGIIFVLLDWVLIEHGGYLRKTAFLISKIMHERAHLPQHHTQPLPTGQDLEKKHASHDNAAVAIWLGNLLDGLPESFVVGTVLMATVTVSAHAGTPVVFWEVLPYTLLAGLFLSNLPEALSSSAQMRMQGMSVQRILIMWLSLVLMTGVAAALGAIMGEWVPHNAMVFIEGLAAGAMLTMICAAMLPEATHLAPPNWVGLATLSGFFSALLFKVLE from the coding sequence ATGGACATCGTTGTTGCCTGGGCCTTCATCCTTGGCGTGATGTGTTCAATCTCTTTGCTGATCGGTGCTTTGATTGGCATTTACTTCAAGATACCCAAACGCATTGTTGGCTTGATGGCAGCATTTGGTGCCGGTGCCTTGCTGTCGGCTTTGGCCATTGAATTGGTAGCGCCGTCCATTGATGCTTTCATGCAGGCCAGCACGGCTGAAATCCGCGCTCACGAAGTCCGCAATTTTTTCCACCTCGTCGCGGGTGCGTTTGTGGGCGGGATTATTTTTGTGCTGCTTGACTGGGTACTGATTGAGCATGGCGGCTACTTGCGCAAAACTGCGTTTCTGATTTCGAAAATCATGCACGAGCGGGCCCACTTGCCCCAGCACCATACGCAGCCTTTGCCCACGGGGCAAGATCTAGAGAAAAAACACGCCTCACACGACAACGCGGCCGTCGCCATTTGGTTGGGCAACTTGCTTGATGGCTTACCCGAGAGCTTTGTGGTCGGCACGGTGTTGATGGCCACGGTGACGGTCAGCGCTCATGCGGGCACGCCCGTGGTGTTTTGGGAGGTGCTGCCTTACACCTTGTTGGCAGGTTTGTTCTTGTCCAACTTGCCTGAAGCCTTGTCGAGCTCGGCGCAGATGCGCATGCAGGGCATGAGCGTGCAACGCATTTTGATCATGTGGCTTTCTTTGGTGCTGATGACCGGCGTGGCTGCTGCGCTAGGCGCCATCATGGGGGAGTGGGTACCGCACAACGCCATGGTCTTCATCGAAGGCCTGGCCGCAGGTGCCATGCTCACCATGATTTGTGCCGCCATGCTGCCCGAAGCCACGCATTTGGCACCGCCCAACTGGGTTGGTTTGGCCACTTTGAGCGGCTTCTTTTCAGCACTCTTGTTCAAGGTGCTCGAGTAA
- a CDS encoding NUDIX hydrolase codes for MQLNSEVITTPPRASATVVLLRDVPQKGLEVFLLRRHTASAVWGGVYVFPGGKLDEADCTPDLHAHLDASPQALHSALGEPDLDVHTAAGLYVAAVREVLEECGVLYARLHDSQALAHDAAQRQHWQHALHGGQAFVDVLQSAGLRVDTQHLAPWSRWITPLQPSVTNKRFDTRFFIAVLPPGQHPIHDNIEAIDSVWLSPREALDRYWAGGLPLAPPQIMTLVSLLSHSCTTDVLNCAKQQTPALILPEPFDDEGVRTLCYPGDPRHSVAQRAMPGPTRLRFVAGRFEPVGGFEDFL; via the coding sequence ATGCAACTCAACAGCGAAGTCATCACAACACCACCGCGGGCCTCGGCCACGGTGGTGTTGTTACGTGACGTTCCCCAAAAAGGCCTGGAAGTCTTTTTGCTGCGCCGCCACACGGCCTCGGCTGTGTGGGGTGGTGTTTATGTTTTTCCGGGTGGCAAATTAGACGAGGCCGATTGCACGCCTGATTTGCATGCCCATCTCGACGCCTCGCCGCAAGCACTGCACAGTGCCTTGGGTGAGCCCGATTTAGACGTGCACACGGCCGCAGGCTTGTATGTAGCTGCCGTGCGCGAAGTGTTGGAAGAGTGTGGCGTGTTGTATGCCCGCTTGCACGACAGCCAAGCCTTGGCGCATGACGCTGCACAACGCCAACATTGGCAACACGCACTGCATGGCGGTCAAGCGTTTGTCGACGTGTTGCAAAGTGCAGGTTTGCGTGTGGACACGCAGCACTTGGCACCTTGGTCGCGTTGGATCACGCCGCTTCAACCCTCGGTGACCAACAAGCGTTTTGACACCCGTTTTTTTATTGCGGTGTTGCCGCCGGGGCAACACCCCATACACGACAACATCGAAGCCATCGACAGCGTGTGGCTCAGCCCGCGTGAAGCCTTGGACCGTTATTGGGCCGGCGGCCTACCGCTGGCGCCGCCACAAATCATGACCCTGGTGTCGTTGCTGTCACACAGTTGTACAACGGATGTGTTGAACTGTGCCAAACAGCAAACGCCTGCGTTGATTCTTCCTGAACCGTTTGATGACGAAGGCGTGCGCACCCTGTGCTACCCCGGTGATCCGCGTCACTCGGTGGCGCAACGTGCCATGCCTGGACCTACCCGTTTGCGTTTTGTGGCGGGTCGTTTTGAGCCCGTCGGTGGTTTTGAGGATTTTTTATGA
- a CDS encoding bifunctional enoyl-CoA hydratase/phosphate acetyltransferase, with translation MNDITETTNDPNNEWLENYPYENIVLGQAARMVRTLALADIQAFAAVSGDINPAHLNPEYANATLFHGVIGHGMWGGALISSLLGTVFPGPGTIYLEQNLHFSRPVRVGDTLNVTVTCTAKNDEKKTLDLDCLLVNQKGERVLYGIARVMAPTEKLRMPRVHAPHISLFDPEQRHANLLAMGANLEPVRCGVVHPCDADSLQGAMDAHRAGLIHAVLIAPEKKLRAVAAEASIDLTGIDVIDVEHSHAAAELAAQMAADKKLEALMKGSLHTDELIHAVVSQKGLRTGRRMSHVFRFEAPMYPKPLYITDAALNIAPTLAEKADIVQNAILFAQIMGVATPKVAILSAVETVNPSIPSTIDAAALCKMADRGQIKGGLLDGPLAFDNAVSTHAAEIKHIASAVAGQADILVAPDLESGNMMAKQLEYLAGACGSGVVLGARVPIALTSRADSASTRSASALLAKLIAHHNRTHSA, from the coding sequence ATGAACGACATCACCGAAACCACGAATGACCCCAACAACGAGTGGCTAGAAAACTACCCTTACGAGAACATCGTGTTGGGGCAGGCAGCGCGCATGGTGCGTACTTTGGCCTTGGCTGACATCCAAGCGTTCGCTGCGGTGTCGGGCGATATCAACCCCGCACATCTGAACCCTGAATACGCCAATGCCACCTTGTTTCATGGCGTGATTGGCCACGGCATGTGGGGCGGTGCTTTGATCAGCAGTTTGTTGGGCACGGTGTTTCCAGGCCCAGGCACGATTTACCTCGAACAAAACCTGCACTTCAGTCGCCCTGTACGAGTTGGCGACACCTTGAACGTGACCGTCACCTGCACGGCCAAAAACGACGAAAAGAAAACCCTGGATCTTGACTGCTTGTTGGTGAACCAAAAAGGCGAGCGTGTGCTTTATGGCATTGCGCGTGTCATGGCCCCGACCGAAAAGTTGCGCATGCCCCGTGTGCATGCGCCACACATCAGCTTGTTTGACCCTGAGCAACGTCATGCCAATTTGTTAGCCATGGGCGCTAATCTTGAGCCTGTGCGTTGCGGTGTGGTGCATCCGTGTGATGCGGATTCACTGCAGGGCGCGATGGATGCCCACCGCGCAGGTTTGATTCATGCGGTGCTCATTGCCCCAGAGAAAAAACTGCGCGCTGTGGCCGCAGAAGCAAGCATTGATTTGACAGGCATCGACGTGATCGATGTCGAGCACAGCCACGCGGCGGCTGAGTTGGCTGCGCAAATGGCGGCAGACAAAAAGCTAGAAGCCTTGATGAAAGGCAGCTTGCACACCGATGAGTTGATTCATGCCGTGGTGTCGCAAAAAGGTTTACGCACGGGCCGACGCATGTCGCATGTGTTTCGCTTTGAAGCGCCCATGTACCCCAAGCCGCTGTACATCACCGATGCCGCGCTGAACATCGCACCGACCTTGGCCGAAAAAGCGGACATCGTGCAAAACGCGATTTTGTTTGCGCAAATCATGGGTGTTGCAACGCCGAAGGTGGCCATTTTGTCGGCGGTGGAAACCGTGAACCCCAGCATTCCCTCCACGATTGATGCGGCTGCTTTGTGCAAGATGGCCGACCGCGGCCAAATCAAAGGCGGCTTGCTTGATGGCCCGCTGGCCTTTGACAACGCCGTGTCCACACATGCGGCTGAAATCAAACACATTGCCTCCGCTGTAGCAGGTCAAGCAGACATCTTGGTCGCCCCCGATTTGGAGTCGGGCAACATGATGGCCAAGCAACTTGAATACCTAGCAGGCGCTTGCGGTTCGGGCGTGGTGTTGGGCGCACGTGTGCCGATTGCGTTGACCAGCCGTGCAGATTCGGCTTCCACGCGCAGTGCTTCTGCGCTGTTGGCCAAGCTGATTGCGCACCACAACCGCACACATTCGGCATGA
- a CDS encoding phage integrase SAM-like domain-containing protein: protein MRDFREFEAANDTEFKPQRHQTSQIPESVTPIQNYPSKLRIYLTNASPFWQVKCYFKNKTYTKSLRTTNRSVAKNAAKEFFHHTVAEIYGASLTELTPKRVNKELLFRDFVEPTLAVERARVSRGEFSKASLKTLENRLYKTIVPFFKDRSIKDVGYSDISRFVQLLSNEEHSNITIHQYLVCVRKVLNHAYETDVIQQIPKFPSWHSPKPLDTFHSAV from the coding sequence ATGCGTGATTTCAGAGAGTTTGAAGCAGCCAACGACACTGAGTTCAAGCCCCAACGCCATCAAACGAGTCAGATCCCTGAGTCAGTCACCCCAATACAAAACTACCCAAGCAAGCTACGCATCTATCTGACGAATGCGAGCCCGTTTTGGCAAGTCAAGTGCTACTTCAAGAACAAGACCTACACAAAGAGTCTCAGAACCACGAATCGCTCAGTCGCAAAGAACGCAGCTAAAGAGTTCTTTCATCACACAGTAGCTGAGATTTACGGTGCGTCATTGACTGAATTGACGCCCAAGCGAGTCAACAAAGAACTGTTGTTCAGAGACTTTGTAGAACCCACACTCGCTGTAGAGCGAGCGAGAGTCAGTCGTGGGGAGTTTTCAAAAGCAAGTCTCAAGACGCTTGAAAACCGTCTGTACAAAACGATTGTTCCCTTTTTCAAAGACAGAAGCATCAAAGATGTTGGGTACTCAGACATTTCTAGATTCGTTCAGTTGTTGAGCAATGAAGAGCACTCAAACATCACGATTCATCAGTACTTAGTCTGTGTTCGCAAAGTCTTGAACCATGCGTATGAGACAGATGTGATTCAGCAAATACCCAAGTTCCCAAGCTGGCATTCCCCCAAACCTCTAGACACTTTTCATAGCGCAGTTTGA
- a CDS encoding acetate/propionate family kinase: protein MSILSVNAGSSSLKFALYPIEGAGIGEAEVTGNIEGLEPSGQPRISFCATGQNKASAPVVVKPEQDVFDTALDTLKGLLATRFTHLKVQAIAHRVVHGGSYFSSSVRVTSEVLTQLASLNALAPLHQPHNLAGIEAFAESFPDVAQIACFDTAFHRTLSPLETTFAIDRQLTEQGVRRYGFHGLSYQYVTQVLQRESPRSAGRTVMAHLGNGASVCATTQHQSRATTMGFSALDGLMMGTRSGALDPGVLLYLMEQGWGHDQIQKLLYKQSGLLGVSGESADMRTLRASSAAGSAAARFATDLFAHRVVREVGALSACIGGLDVLAFTGGIGEHDAVLRQQVCDALAYMGVHMDASRNTQATGDSVVAVHADNSEIEVWVVPTDEGRVAAQDALAFL, encoded by the coding sequence ATGAGCATTCTGTCCGTCAATGCGGGCTCGTCCAGCCTGAAGTTTGCGCTGTACCCCATTGAAGGTGCGGGCATTGGTGAGGCCGAGGTCACAGGCAACATCGAAGGTCTAGAGCCGTCGGGTCAGCCTCGCATCAGCTTTTGCGCCACGGGCCAAAACAAAGCGTCAGCGCCGGTGGTGGTGAAGCCAGAGCAAGATGTGTTTGACACAGCGCTCGACACACTCAAGGGATTGCTGGCCACACGATTCACGCATTTGAAAGTCCAGGCCATTGCCCATCGGGTGGTGCACGGTGGCAGCTATTTCTCGAGCAGCGTGCGCGTCACGTCCGAGGTGCTGACTCAGCTGGCCTCGCTCAATGCCTTGGCACCTTTGCATCAGCCCCATAACTTGGCGGGCATTGAGGCGTTTGCCGAGTCGTTTCCAGACGTCGCGCAGATCGCTTGTTTTGACACCGCGTTTCATCGCACGCTCTCGCCACTCGAAACCACGTTTGCCATTGACCGCCAGCTCACCGAGCAAGGCGTGCGTCGCTATGGCTTTCATGGGCTTTCTTACCAATACGTGACGCAAGTTCTGCAGCGTGAATCCCCCCGCTCCGCGGGCCGCACGGTCATGGCGCATTTGGGCAACGGTGCCAGCGTGTGCGCCACCACGCAGCACCAAAGCCGCGCCACCACCATGGGCTTCTCGGCTTTAGACGGCTTGATGATGGGCACACGCAGCGGCGCGCTCGACCCCGGTGTGTTGCTGTATTTGATGGAACAAGGCTGGGGCCACGACCAAATTCAAAAATTACTTTACAAGCAAAGCGGCTTGTTGGGTGTGTCGGGCGAGAGTGCCGACATGCGCACCTTGCGCGCGTCAAGTGCAGCGGGCTCTGCTGCTGCACGTTTTGCCACCGACTTGTTCGCACACCGCGTGGTGCGCGAAGTGGGGGCGCTGAGCGCCTGTATTGGGGGCCTTGACGTACTGGCCTTCACCGGCGGCATTGGTGAGCACGATGCCGTGCTGCGTCAACAGGTGTGCGATGCTTTGGCTTACATGGGCGTCCATATGGATGCATCACGCAACACCCAAGCCACAGGCGACAGCGTCGTTGCGGTTCACGCCGACAATAGCGAGATTGAGGTGTGGGTGGTCCCCACCGACGAAGGCCGCGTGGCCGCACAAGACGCTTTGGCGTTTCTCTAA
- a CDS encoding flavin reductase family protein gives MNIKDAMSCFTTGVTVVTAHTQGQDWGMTCNSFNTVSLDPAMVLWSVRKSSLSHEAFVKAGGYMVNVLGAQQKDVALKFAQGTQQERFADQSLVRGIHQHPRLDGVIAWFDCRIAQVVSAGDHDILIGEVLDFGVQAGHGLAYAQRSFGVLSPLED, from the coding sequence GTGAATATCAAAGACGCCATGAGTTGCTTTACCACCGGTGTGACGGTGGTGACGGCGCACACCCAAGGCCAAGACTGGGGCATGACTTGCAACTCGTTCAACACCGTGTCGCTGGATCCCGCCATGGTGTTGTGGAGCGTGCGCAAAAGTTCGCTCAGCCACGAAGCCTTCGTCAAAGCGGGTGGCTACATGGTCAACGTGTTGGGGGCTCAGCAAAAAGACGTGGCACTCAAGTTTGCGCAAGGGACACAACAAGAACGCTTTGCAGACCAAAGCCTAGTGCGTGGCATTCACCAGCATCCGCGTTTAGACGGCGTGATTGCTTGGTTTGATTGCCGCATTGCCCAAGTGGTGTCAGCTGGTGACCATGACATCCTGATCGGTGAAGTGCTCGACTTCGGTGTGCAAGCCGGCCATGGCTTGGCTTATGCACAGCGCAGTTTTGGCGTGCTTTCGCCTCTGGAAGACTAA
- the fabI gene encoding enoyl-ACP reductase FabI codes for MSAFDLQGKKGLVLGLANDRSIAWGCARQAQAMGAEVVASCLNDKARPYVEPLTQPLGIDLQTCNIETPEDLEKLVAYAVAKLGRLDFVIHSIAWAPLADLHGRVVDSSSTGFARAMEVSCHSFATLAQLCAPHMTQGGSMVTMSYLGADQAVPHYGLMGPVKAALESLVRYMAQELGPQGVRVHAVSPGPILTRAASGIEAFDALMQSNVAKAPLGRLVTLDEIANLSTFLCTDAASGMTGQTIYVDAGSHAVN; via the coding sequence ATGTCAGCCTTTGATTTACAGGGCAAAAAAGGTTTGGTGCTTGGCCTCGCCAACGACCGCAGCATTGCATGGGGTTGTGCCCGCCAAGCGCAGGCCATGGGGGCCGAGGTGGTGGCGTCTTGCTTGAACGACAAAGCACGCCCGTATGTTGAGCCGCTCACACAGCCGCTGGGTATAGACCTGCAAACTTGCAATATTGAAACACCAGAAGATTTAGAAAAGCTGGTGGCCTACGCTGTAGCCAAACTGGGTCGCTTGGACTTTGTGATTCATTCGATTGCTTGGGCACCTTTGGCTGATTTGCATGGCCGCGTGGTGGACAGTTCCAGCACGGGCTTTGCTCGGGCCATGGAGGTGTCGTGCCATTCGTTTGCGACCTTGGCCCAGCTGTGTGCCCCACACATGACGCAAGGCGGCAGCATGGTCACCATGTCTTACTTGGGTGCGGATCAAGCTGTGCCGCACTATGGTCTGATGGGGCCGGTGAAGGCCGCTTTGGAATCGCTGGTGCGTTACATGGCGCAAGAGTTGGGCCCACAGGGTGTGCGCGTGCATGCCGTGTCGCCTGGCCCTATCCTCACGCGAGCAGCCTCCGGCATTGAAGCCTTTGATGCGCTCATGCAAAGCAACGTTGCCAAAGCGCCGCTGGGTCGGTTGGTGACCTTGGATGAAATCGCCAACCTCAGCACCTTTTTGTGTACCGATGCTGCCAGTGGCATGACGGGCCAAACGATTTATGTAGACGCCGGCAGCCACGCGGTCAATTGA